One Meiothermus sp. CFH 77666 genomic region harbors:
- a CDS encoding glycosyltransferase: MRAVVRNAAAILATNHETRRLLEAANAKNVMLMNVTGLRDDYVPDEPPPPPQNTELQLLWAGRLEAFKGLDLALEALKLVADLPVQLLVAGEGPMREAWENKVSRLGLDGKVSFLGQMSWHEIKKQYASADAFVFTSLRDSFGSVVLEAMAHGKPILTLNHQGVGCFVPDDAGFKVTVESPQATVRALADGIRQLQANPHLRQQMGRAAHRYALSERQSLRTEFILGLYRQLLSKRDHARFA; the protein is encoded by the coding sequence ATGCGGGCTGTGGTTCGCAATGCAGCGGCGATTCTGGCTACCAACCACGAAACCCGCCGATTGCTTGAGGCTGCCAACGCCAAGAACGTGATGCTCATGAACGTAACCGGCTTGCGGGACGATTACGTGCCTGATGAACCACCTCCACCCCCCCAGAATACCGAATTACAGTTGCTGTGGGCCGGGCGACTCGAAGCCTTCAAGGGCCTTGATCTGGCCCTCGAGGCGCTAAAGCTAGTGGCCGACCTGCCGGTGCAGCTGCTGGTAGCTGGGGAAGGCCCCATGCGAGAGGCCTGGGAAAACAAAGTTTCCAGGCTGGGTCTGGATGGTAAGGTCTCTTTCCTCGGTCAGATGAGCTGGCACGAAATAAAAAAGCAATACGCCAGCGCCGATGCTTTCGTATTTACCAGCTTACGCGACTCTTTCGGAAGCGTGGTGCTTGAGGCCATGGCCCACGGAAAACCCATTCTTACCCTTAACCATCAAGGTGTGGGCTGCTTCGTGCCAGATGATGCGGGTTTCAAGGTTACGGTAGAAAGTCCCCAAGCCACCGTTAGGGCCTTGGCCGACGGGATCCGACAGCTCCAGGCCAACCCTCACCTCAGACAGCAGATGGGACGAGCAGCTCACCGCTACGCTCTTTCTGAACGGCAGAGCCTGCGTACGGAATTCATTCTTGGTCTGTATCGCCAGCTACTCAGTAAACGCGACCATGCCCGTTTTGCTTAG
- a CDS encoding O-antigen ligase family protein, producing the protein MLKLFLLAISALFLGYTLMGKGFAYIGVSPLYVAEGALLLGLILATLNPSILQRALTWPMVLIVPFFTWSLLQTLPYLSNYGLNALRDAAIWGYALFAILIYGVILKNHSSFFILIRYYRYYALFFPLMILPLIATDPLNITLPSLPGTQIPLVVVKFGDIGVHLAGAAIFVLLGLGGNLRWSLLHTPIWVLGATVVFGLTAAANRGGAVSFVMAVLPALASLFPRINARLVGYAVGFLLSFALFGLASMVFLSSVQVVGSRSVSIEQITTNFISIVLPGVSDAGNVEANRRWRLKWWEKIVGYTFFGSYFWTGKGYGINLATSDGFQVDKQESLRSPHNGHLNILARSGVPGLALWLTLLIGWAWAVLRARRLAARNGDHLWAGLFLWLFCYWLAFVVNASFDVFLEGPMGGVPFWLLTGLGFAATVVYANPASRPRLGQALGLESRVA; encoded by the coding sequence ATGCTCAAACTTTTTTTGTTGGCAATTAGTGCCCTATTTCTTGGCTATACCTTGATGGGCAAGGGCTTTGCTTACATAGGTGTATCACCTTTGTACGTTGCGGAAGGGGCATTACTGTTGGGCTTGATATTAGCAACCCTCAATCCCAGCATTCTACAAAGGGCCTTGACCTGGCCCATGGTCTTAATTGTTCCATTCTTCACCTGGAGCCTTTTACAGACGTTGCCGTATCTGAGCAACTACGGCCTGAACGCACTACGGGATGCAGCGATCTGGGGATACGCCCTGTTTGCAATACTTATATATGGAGTGATTCTAAAAAACCACTCCTCCTTTTTTATCCTGATTCGGTATTACCGCTATTATGCGCTCTTTTTCCCACTGATGATCCTTCCACTGATAGCGACCGACCCCTTAAACATCACCCTGCCGAGTCTTCCCGGTACCCAGATACCATTGGTGGTCGTAAAGTTCGGTGATATTGGTGTGCACCTGGCCGGGGCGGCAATTTTCGTTTTACTGGGTTTGGGAGGAAACCTGCGGTGGTCGTTATTACACACCCCGATTTGGGTGCTGGGTGCAACGGTTGTTTTTGGCCTTACCGCAGCGGCCAATCGGGGAGGGGCAGTTTCTTTTGTGATGGCCGTACTGCCAGCTCTGGCCTCGCTTTTCCCCAGGATTAATGCGCGCCTGGTGGGCTATGCGGTGGGGTTTTTGTTGAGCTTCGCACTTTTTGGTTTAGCTTCGATGGTGTTTCTTTCCTCGGTGCAGGTGGTGGGCTCGAGGTCGGTGAGCATAGAACAGATCACCACTAACTTCATAAGCATCGTACTGCCTGGCGTAAGCGATGCCGGGAATGTGGAAGCCAATCGCCGCTGGCGACTGAAATGGTGGGAAAAAATCGTTGGCTACACCTTTTTCGGATCCTATTTCTGGACCGGCAAGGGCTATGGCATCAACCTAGCCACATCCGATGGTTTCCAGGTTGACAAGCAGGAGTCCCTGCGAAGTCCCCATAATGGCCATCTGAATATCCTGGCTCGCTCCGGTGTGCCGGGGCTAGCGCTGTGGCTTACCTTGCTGATTGGCTGGGCATGGGCGGTGCTAAGGGCTCGGCGCCTGGCGGCCCGGAACGGTGACCATTTATGGGCGGGGCTTTTCTTGTGGTTGTTCTGTTATTGGTTGGCATTTGTGGTTAACGCCAGCTTTGATGTTTTTTTGGAGGGGCCGATGGGGGGGGTACCGTTCTGGTTGCTGACGGGTTTGGGCTTTGCGGCTACGGTGGTTTATGCCAATCCTGCAAGCCGCCCCAGGTTGGGACAGGCCTTGGGTTTGGAGAGTCGTGTAGCCTAG
- the opgC gene encoding OpgC domain-containing protein, which translates to MAFGVLRMGHMPRWLAQMYYPSTSKRDLRIDWLRGFALFVMIIDHIGSETSWFYSITGRGNYYISAAEGFYFISGLTLGILVARQGLGKSLEHVLMRTWVLYRTTVLICLGFVFASYWGLHVWYEEWDKSQNLLEFMAGALTLYNSYNGSGILALYVFFMLLTPLAIFFIFRGYTWAVVLASLTTYALSQTYPGAVDVPISTLFFEPAWQLLFFGGLIIGFHRERLSRFWAQIPYVRDGLSGLIFLTAALFIVVKVNGLWPQLDKVAIGDDPQQLLVWPRLLLVALYLQAFYLLITWFWKPLNKATGWLLIPLGSASLWTFTWHLIVMVPLYNLLDYPELTSNIWAGTAFHLLSLLIIWSSILLYRRWRKSRSAQ; encoded by the coding sequence GTGGCCTTCGGTGTGCTTAGAATGGGTCATATGCCACGATGGCTCGCACAAATGTATTACCCAAGCACCTCCAAGCGTGATTTACGCATTGACTGGCTGCGCGGCTTCGCGCTTTTCGTAATGATCATTGACCACATTGGAAGCGAAACCTCCTGGTTTTATTCCATTACCGGTCGTGGCAACTATTACATTAGCGCTGCCGAGGGCTTCTACTTCATATCGGGTTTGACACTGGGCATCCTGGTCGCCCGTCAGGGTTTGGGCAAATCCCTCGAGCACGTCCTGATGCGCACCTGGGTCTTGTACAGGACGACAGTTCTGATCTGCCTTGGGTTCGTCTTTGCTAGCTACTGGGGCCTTCATGTCTGGTACGAAGAGTGGGATAAATCGCAAAACCTACTCGAGTTTATGGCTGGCGCCTTGACCCTTTATAACAGCTACAACGGCTCCGGCATTTTGGCGCTGTATGTGTTCTTTATGCTGCTAACCCCGCTGGCGATCTTTTTCATATTCCGGGGCTACACCTGGGCTGTGGTGTTGGCCAGCCTGACCACCTACGCACTCAGCCAAACTTATCCCGGTGCAGTGGATGTACCCATCAGCACTTTGTTTTTTGAGCCTGCCTGGCAACTGCTGTTCTTTGGCGGTCTGATTATAGGTTTTCACCGCGAACGCCTGAGTCGGTTTTGGGCCCAGATCCCCTACGTGCGCGACGGCCTGAGCGGGCTCATCTTCCTGACCGCTGCTTTGTTCATAGTTGTGAAGGTCAACGGTCTATGGCCCCAACTTGACAAAGTGGCGATCGGTGATGATCCGCAACAACTTCTGGTCTGGCCCAGGCTTTTGCTGGTAGCCTTGTATCTGCAAGCTTTTTACCTTCTAATCACCTGGTTTTGGAAGCCTCTCAATAAAGCCACCGGCTGGCTGCTGATCCCGCTGGGTTCGGCCTCGCTATGGACGTTCACCTGGCACCTAATCGTCATGGTGCCCTTGTATAACCTGCTCGACTATCCGGAACTCACCTCCAATATCTGGGCAGGCACCGCTTTTCACCTGCTAAGTTTGCTGATCATCTGGAGCTCGATTCTGCTGTACCGCCGGTGGCGCAAAAGCCGCTCCGCACAATAA
- a CDS encoding polysaccharide deacetylase family protein, translated as MNYHSVRSNNLLFNSTPTDVFEQHLAWLAAHCEVVDFSEVLEPIASNRPRVALVFDDGFLDNLQHAVPLLKKYGLRATFFVSTGFLRRDPVILDIFARVFQTNAEDFLDTEALRELFAAGMLVGAHTHTHRNLRSLPPYEQEEELRLSKEILEQTLGAPVNALAYPFGVPGKAFDLTTCSIAKRLGYTQAGTVCWRGLRPQDSPMRVPRITVVKESELELEAMVYGALDPIGYFQEWRFALQQRNWQRKIYAYALLEGEYWGFAESSWLVGML; from the coding sequence TTGAACTACCATTCGGTGCGATCTAACAACCTTCTCTTCAACTCTACCCCAACCGATGTCTTCGAGCAGCATCTGGCCTGGCTGGCGGCCCACTGTGAGGTGGTGGATTTTTCAGAGGTACTGGAGCCGATAGCATCCAACCGGCCCCGGGTCGCCCTGGTCTTCGACGACGGCTTCCTGGATAATCTGCAACATGCTGTGCCACTTCTAAAAAAGTATGGTCTAAGGGCCACTTTTTTCGTTTCGACGGGTTTTTTGCGGCGCGATCCTGTCATCTTGGATATATTCGCCCGGGTCTTTCAGACTAATGCCGAGGATTTCCTGGACACGGAGGCTCTCCGGGAGCTGTTTGCAGCCGGGATGCTGGTAGGAGCGCACACCCACACCCACCGCAACCTGCGCAGTCTGCCTCCTTACGAACAGGAAGAGGAGCTCCGGCTGAGTAAGGAAATCCTCGAGCAAACCCTGGGGGCTCCGGTTAATGCCCTGGCGTACCCTTTTGGCGTACCGGGCAAGGCCTTCGATCTGACGACCTGTTCCATTGCAAAGAGATTGGGCTACACCCAGGCCGGTACGGTTTGCTGGCGGGGCCTAAGACCCCAGGACTCGCCCATGCGTGTACCGCGCATTACCGTGGTCAAGGAAAGCGAACTCGAGCTCGAGGCCATGGTGTACGGCGCACTCGACCCCATTGGGTATTTCCAGGAGTGGCGTTTTGCTTTGCAACAAAGGAACTGGCAGAGGAAAATCTACGCATACGCTTTGCTAGAAGGGGAGTATTGGGGATTCGCCGAAAGCAGCTGGCTTGTGGGCATGCTTTAG
- a CDS encoding glycosyltransferase family 4 protein, producing the protein MGIRRKQLACGHALANLRIAFMARMQDIDCRGFDRTQPWGGKVLIGVSPMSHIRVLIVHNFYQQPGGEDQVFQAEKTMLKEAGVEVIEYSAHNDELFQMGPLELAQVTLWNREAYRRMRTLAAKHKPHVAHVHNTFPLLSPAIYHALKAEGVPIVQTLHNYRLLCLNATLLREGRECTQCVGRSIPWPGVWHSCYRSRAASSVVASMLVLHRLLRTWADKVDRFIVLTEHNRKMFIQGGLNPQKLRLKPNFVHPDPGSGDGQGGYALFVGRLAPEKGIEVLLKAWMSLDVPLKIAGDGPLGPWVAQAVESMPQVQWLGRRPRQEIFELMQKAAFLIFPSVTYEGFPMTLAEAFATGLPVIGSNYGSMPQVIKEKQNGLLFEVRNPADLAEKVRWLVNQPNKLAEMRLQARREFETHYSAKQNLQMLLNIYAEAAGTNWPEQTSKGYLSST; encoded by the coding sequence TTGGGGATTCGCCGAAAGCAGCTGGCTTGTGGGCATGCTTTAGCGAACTTGAGAATCGCGTTCATGGCGCGAATGCAAGACATCGACTGTAGAGGATTTGACCGCACACAACCTTGGGGCGGTAAGGTTTTGATAGGGGTGAGTCCAATGAGCCATATAAGGGTTCTGATCGTTCACAACTTTTACCAGCAGCCAGGGGGCGAAGACCAGGTTTTCCAAGCGGAGAAAACCATGCTGAAGGAAGCGGGTGTGGAGGTTATAGAGTACAGCGCCCACAATGACGAGCTGTTCCAGATGGGGCCGCTCGAGCTAGCCCAGGTAACCTTGTGGAACCGCGAGGCTTATCGCCGGATGCGTACCCTGGCAGCAAAACACAAACCGCACGTGGCGCACGTACACAACACTTTCCCGTTGCTCTCTCCGGCTATTTACCATGCCCTCAAAGCCGAAGGGGTGCCCATCGTGCAGACCTTGCACAACTACCGCCTGCTGTGCCTTAACGCAACTTTGTTGCGAGAGGGTCGGGAATGTACGCAATGTGTAGGTAGAAGCATTCCCTGGCCGGGGGTATGGCATTCGTGCTATCGCAGTAGGGCCGCCTCGAGCGTGGTGGCTTCTATGCTGGTGCTTCACCGACTGCTGCGTACCTGGGCCGATAAAGTTGACCGCTTCATCGTGTTGACCGAACACAATCGCAAGATGTTCATCCAGGGCGGGCTTAACCCCCAGAAGCTCAGACTCAAGCCCAACTTTGTACACCCCGATCCCGGTTCGGGTGATGGACAGGGGGGCTACGCTTTGTTTGTGGGTCGGCTGGCTCCCGAAAAGGGGATAGAGGTGTTGCTGAAGGCCTGGATGAGCCTGGACGTTCCCCTCAAAATTGCTGGGGATGGCCCGCTAGGCCCCTGGGTTGCACAGGCGGTAGAGAGCATGCCACAGGTGCAGTGGCTAGGGCGCAGGCCTCGTCAGGAAATATTCGAGCTCATGCAAAAGGCCGCTTTTCTGATATTTCCTTCGGTGACCTATGAAGGTTTCCCCATGACATTGGCAGAAGCATTTGCCACGGGGCTTCCAGTCATCGGTAGCAACTATGGTTCGATGCCCCAGGTAATCAAAGAGAAGCAGAATGGTCTTTTGTTTGAAGTGCGTAATCCTGCAGACCTGGCTGAAAAAGTTCGTTGGCTTGTCAATCAGCCAAACAAACTGGCCGAGATGCGGTTGCAGGCCCGTCGAGAGTTTGAAACCCACTATTCCGCCAAACAAAATTTGCAGATGCTTCTCAATATATACGCAGAAGCTGCAGGCACGAACTGGCCAGAACAAACCTCCAAAGGCTATTTGTCTAGTACATAG
- the panB gene encoding 3-methyl-2-oxobutanoate hydroxymethyltransferase, which yields MEPVRVTDFAKAKQRGHKLKMLTAYDYPTAQILDAAGVDAILVGDSLGMVVLGYEDTTRVTLEDVLHHTKAVARGARRALVIADMPFLSYHLGVYESVRAAGRLVQEGGCKAVKLEGGLEVLESVRAIRAAGIPVMGHLGYTPQSVHVFGGHRSQGRTLETARRIVQGALALQEAGVFALVLELVPHRLATWLSRRLEIPTIGIGSGPGCDGQVLVTQDMLGLFPGFNPRHVRKYQDLHGLCSEAVRQYVHDVDVGAFPTEQHSFSQDEAVLEALETEV from the coding sequence ATGGAACCGGTCAGGGTTACCGACTTTGCTAAGGCCAAGCAGCGCGGGCACAAGCTGAAAATGCTCACCGCCTACGACTACCCTACCGCGCAGATCCTCGACGCGGCGGGCGTCGATGCGATCTTGGTGGGGGACTCGCTGGGGATGGTGGTGCTGGGGTACGAGGACACCACGCGGGTCACCCTCGAGGACGTGCTGCACCACACCAAGGCCGTGGCGCGAGGCGCCAGGCGGGCGCTGGTGATCGCCGACATGCCCTTTTTGAGCTATCACCTGGGGGTGTACGAGAGCGTGCGTGCGGCGGGCCGCCTGGTGCAGGAGGGCGGCTGCAAGGCGGTGAAGCTCGAAGGGGGGCTGGAGGTACTGGAGAGCGTGCGGGCCATCCGAGCGGCGGGGATTCCGGTGATGGGGCACCTGGGCTACACCCCCCAGTCGGTCCACGTCTTCGGGGGGCACCGCTCGCAGGGCCGGACCCTCGAGACCGCCCGCCGAATCGTGCAGGGCGCGTTGGCGCTGCAAGAAGCCGGGGTGTTCGCGCTGGTGCTGGAGTTGGTGCCCCACAGGCTCGCCACCTGGCTCAGCCGGCGGCTCGAGATCCCCACCATCGGAATCGGGTCGGGGCCGGGGTGCGACGGTCAGGTGCTGGTGACGCAGGACATGCTGGGGCTGTTCCCCGGATTCAACCCCCGGCACGTGCGCAAGTACCAGGATCTGCACGGGCTGTGCTCCGAGGCGGTGCGGCAGTACGTCCACGACGTCGATGTGGGGGCTTTCCCCACCGAGCAGCACTCCTTCAGCCAGGACGAGGCCGTGCTCGAGGCCCTGGAGACGGAGGTCTAA
- the panC gene encoding pantoate--beta-alanine ligase translates to MRLVRTIPELREALAKERQAGSIGLVPTMGYLHQGHLSLVEASRAQNRFTVMSIFVNPTQFGPSEDFARYPRDLERDCAMAEAAGVDLLFHPEAAEMYPVGYRSYVTVEGLSERLCGRFRPGHFRGVATVVSKLFHLVQPQRAYFGQKDAQQVAVLRKMVRDLNFDLEIVVCPTVREPDGLALSSRNVYLSPAERQAATVLSRALFWAKDQVQEGEREAAVLLAGMRRMLEAEPLCRLEYLEIVDAENLEPLTHLGGDVLIALAAHFGKTRLIDNVLLEGV, encoded by the coding sequence ATGCGCCTGGTCCGAACCATCCCCGAGCTGCGCGAGGCCCTGGCCAAGGAGCGTCAGGCCGGGAGCATCGGCCTGGTGCCCACGATGGGCTATCTGCACCAGGGCCACCTCTCGCTGGTGGAGGCTTCGCGCGCGCAGAACCGCTTCACGGTCATGAGCATCTTCGTCAACCCCACGCAGTTCGGCCCCAGCGAGGACTTCGCCCGCTACCCGCGCGACCTGGAGCGCGACTGTGCCATGGCCGAAGCCGCCGGGGTAGACCTCTTGTTCCACCCCGAGGCCGCCGAGATGTACCCTGTGGGCTACCGAAGCTACGTCACGGTGGAGGGCCTCTCCGAGCGGCTGTGTGGCCGCTTCCGTCCGGGGCACTTCCGGGGCGTGGCCACGGTAGTGAGCAAGCTGTTCCACCTGGTGCAGCCCCAGCGGGCCTACTTCGGGCAGAAGGACGCCCAGCAGGTCGCCGTGCTGCGCAAGATGGTGCGCGACCTCAACTTCGACCTCGAGATCGTCGTCTGCCCCACCGTGCGCGAGCCCGACGGGCTGGCCCTGAGTTCGCGCAACGTGTACCTCAGCCCCGCCGAGCGCCAGGCCGCTACGGTGCTCTCGCGGGCTTTGTTCTGGGCCAAAGACCAGGTACAGGAGGGCGAGCGTGAGGCCGCGGTGCTGCTGGCCGGGATGCGACGGATGCTCGAGGCCGAGCCTTTGTGCCGCCTCGAATACCTCGAGATCGTCGATGCCGAGAACCTCGAGCCCCTCACCCACCTCGGCGGTGACGTGCTCATCGCCCTGGCGGCCCATTTCGGCAAGACCCGGCTGATCGATAACGTGCTACTCGAGGGAGTATGA
- a CDS encoding type III pantothenate kinase: MLLAIDIGNTNITLGLYQGEELGPRWRIATDPQRMPDEYGISIVNLLSFSGYSPAQVDAVVMASVVPPLTGTLVQAVQSYLGQKPLVVDSSVQTGVRVRYDDPAQVGADRIVDAAAVHRLYGGPACVVDFGTATTFDAITVEGDYLGGAIAPGIGIASEALFQRAAKLPKVELQRPPAAIGRNTVHSMQSGLLFGYVGLVEGMVARFRAELGPQMKVIGTGGLAELIARETPVIEIIAPWLTLDGLRIIWELNR, encoded by the coding sequence ATGCTGCTGGCAATTGACATCGGCAACACCAACATCACGCTGGGCCTGTACCAGGGCGAGGAACTGGGGCCGCGCTGGCGCATCGCCACCGATCCCCAGCGGATGCCCGACGAGTACGGCATCAGCATAGTCAACCTGCTTTCCTTCAGCGGCTACTCGCCCGCCCAGGTGGACGCCGTGGTCATGGCCTCGGTGGTGCCGCCGCTGACGGGGACGCTGGTCCAGGCCGTGCAGAGCTACCTGGGGCAGAAGCCTTTGGTGGTGGACTCGAGCGTCCAGACCGGGGTGCGGGTGCGCTACGACGACCCCGCGCAAGTAGGCGCCGACCGCATCGTCGATGCCGCCGCGGTGCACAGGCTCTACGGCGGCCCGGCCTGCGTGGTGGACTTTGGCACCGCCACCACCTTCGACGCCATCACCGTCGAAGGGGATTACCTGGGAGGAGCCATCGCACCGGGGATCGGGATCGCTTCCGAAGCCCTGTTCCAGCGGGCCGCCAAGCTGCCCAAGGTCGAGTTGCAACGCCCCCCCGCGGCCATCGGGCGCAACACCGTGCACTCGATGCAGTCGGGGCTCCTGTTCGGCTACGTGGGCCTGGTCGAGGGCATGGTGGCCCGCTTCCGCGCCGAGCTCGGCCCGCAGATGAAGGTCATCGGGACCGGCGGCCTGGCGGAGCTCATCGCGCGGGAAACGCCGGTCATCGAGATCATCGCCCCCTGGCTGACCCTCGACGGTCTGCGCATCATCTGGGAGCTCAACCGGTGA
- the coaBC gene encoding bifunctional phosphopantothenoylcysteine decarboxylase/phosphopantothenate--cysteine ligase CoaBC, with protein MNPLQGKRIVLGVSGSVAAYKAADLASKLTQAGALVDVILSDGAERFVTALSFASLTGRKAHTSLWDSDAHVVHVGLGEGADLLVIAPCTANTLAKLATGQADNLLTLTALAARCPVLVAPAMDGGMFEHPATQANLQTLRQRGVQILGPAQGRMASGLTGLGRMLEPGEILGHVRLASSRNGPLAGKHVVVSAGGTQEPLDPVRYLSNRSSGKQGFALAQAALDLGARVSLVVGATAAPLSTPTGAERTDIETAAQMAEAVLELSRVADVLIMAAAVADFRPRQVQAHKIKKGALPRIELEHTQDILLAVAEQRRRVGRPAVVVGFAAESEKLLENAQDKLERKGLSMIVANDISARDAGFAVDTNRVSLLLPGGVVEHLPLMTKSEVAEAVLARVVGLLAEVAGS; from the coding sequence GTGAACCCCCTGCAGGGCAAGCGCATCGTGCTGGGTGTCAGCGGCTCCGTCGCCGCCTACAAAGCCGCCGACCTTGCCAGCAAGCTCACCCAGGCCGGAGCCCTGGTGGACGTGATCCTGAGCGACGGGGCCGAGCGCTTCGTCACGGCGCTCTCCTTCGCCTCCCTCACCGGGCGCAAGGCCCACACCAGCCTGTGGGACAGCGACGCCCACGTGGTCCACGTCGGCCTGGGCGAGGGTGCCGACTTGCTGGTGATCGCCCCCTGCACCGCCAACACCCTGGCCAAACTGGCCACGGGTCAGGCCGACAACCTGCTCACCCTGACCGCGCTGGCCGCGCGCTGTCCCGTGCTGGTGGCCCCCGCCATGGACGGCGGCATGTTCGAGCACCCCGCCACCCAGGCCAACCTCCAGACTCTGCGTCAGCGGGGCGTGCAGATCCTGGGCCCGGCCCAGGGCCGCATGGCTTCGGGCCTGACGGGGCTGGGGCGGATGCTCGAGCCGGGCGAAATCCTGGGGCACGTCCGCCTGGCCTCGAGCCGAAACGGCCCCCTGGCCGGAAAGCACGTGGTGGTGAGTGCGGGCGGCACCCAAGAACCCCTCGACCCCGTGCGCTACCTCAGCAACCGCTCCTCGGGCAAGCAGGGCTTCGCCTTGGCCCAGGCTGCGCTGGATCTGGGAGCCAGGGTCAGCCTGGTGGTGGGGGCCACTGCCGCCCCTCTGAGCACCCCCACCGGGGCCGAGCGCACCGACATAGAGACCGCCGCCCAGATGGCCGAGGCCGTCCTGGAGCTCTCGCGCGTGGCCGACGTGCTGATCATGGCCGCCGCGGTGGCCGACTTCCGTCCCCGCCAGGTTCAGGCCCACAAGATCAAGAAGGGCGCTTTGCCCCGCATCGAACTCGAGCACACCCAGGACATCCTGCTGGCCGTGGCCGAGCAGCGCCGGCGGGTGGGCCGACCAGCGGTGGTGGTGGGTTTCGCCGCCGAGAGCGAGAAGCTGCTGGAAAACGCCCAGGACAAGCTCGAGCGCAAGGGCCTCTCCATGATCGTCGCCAACGACATCAGCGCCCGTGACGCCGGTTTTGCCGTGGACACCAACCGCGTCAGCTTGCTCTTACCCGGTGGGGTGGTCGAGCACCTGCCGCTCATGACGAAGAGCGAGGTCGCGGAAGCGGTCCTGGCACGGGTGGTCGGACTCCTCGCAGAAGTCGCTGGCAGCTAA
- a CDS encoding queuosine precursor transporter: MKSYRYLDLITALFVVVLIISNIASTKVVLLGPFTFDGGTLLFPLAYIFGDVLTEVYGYKKSRRVIWTGFFLLLLSTLTLGLVNLLPAPTDEFSQKSAEAFAAILGLVPRIVLASLVAYFVGEFVNSYILARLKVATNGRWLALRTIGSTLVGQGLDTALFLLIAFYGVWDNSLLWTVFVSNYVFKVGIEVLFTPLTYTVVGFLKRAEQEDYYDRSTNFNPFSIR; this comes from the coding sequence ATGAAAAGCTATCGTTACCTTGACCTCATCACCGCTCTCTTTGTGGTGGTGCTCATCATCTCCAACATTGCCTCCACCAAAGTGGTGCTTCTGGGCCCTTTCACCTTCGACGGCGGCACTTTGTTGTTTCCGCTAGCCTACATTTTTGGCGACGTGCTTACCGAGGTATACGGCTACAAAAAAAGCCGTCGGGTCATCTGGACAGGGTTTTTCTTGCTGCTGCTCTCCACCCTCACCCTGGGCCTGGTCAACCTCCTGCCCGCCCCCACCGACGAGTTTAGTCAGAAGTCCGCCGAGGCTTTCGCGGCCATTCTGGGCCTGGTGCCGCGCATCGTGCTGGCCAGCCTGGTGGCCTATTTTGTGGGTGAGTTCGTCAACAGCTATATCCTAGCCAGGCTCAAAGTGGCTACCAACGGGCGCTGGCTGGCCCTCCGTACCATTGGTTCCACGCTGGTAGGGCAGGGGCTGGACACCGCCCTCTTTCTGCTGATTGCCTTTTATGGTGTCTGGGATAACAGCCTGCTGTGGACGGTGTTCGTATCCAACTACGTATTTAAGGTAGGCATCGAGGTGCTGTTCACACCGCTTACCTACACGGTGGTGGGCTTTCTGAAGCGGGCCGAGCAGGAGGACTATTATGACCGCAGCACAAACTTCAACCCTTTCTCAATTCGGTAG
- the hpt gene encoding hypoxanthine phosphoribosyltransferase, which produces MSVFQPGNGKVQLSEAQIVARIRELGAQIKRDYAGQEPHLVCVLNGAFIFMADLVRAIDMPLTIDFLAVSSYGNAEKTSGEVELLKDLRMPIAGRQVIVVEDIVDTGITINYLLRMLEARQPASLKIAALLSKPSRRKIEVPIHYLGFEIEDAFVYGYGLDRGQFDRNLPFITSQA; this is translated from the coding sequence GTGAGCGTCTTTCAACCCGGAAACGGCAAGGTACAACTCAGCGAGGCCCAGATCGTCGCTCGCATACGCGAGCTGGGCGCACAGATAAAACGTGATTACGCAGGACAGGAGCCCCATCTGGTGTGTGTGCTGAATGGGGCCTTTATCTTCATGGCCGACCTGGTGCGGGCCATAGATATGCCGCTTACCATAGACTTTTTGGCGGTTTCCTCCTACGGCAACGCCGAGAAAACCAGCGGCGAGGTGGAGCTTTTGAAGGATTTACGAATGCCCATTGCCGGACGGCAGGTAATCGTCGTTGAAGATATTGTGGACACCGGCATCACCATCAACTACCTCCTGCGCATGCTGGAAGCCCGCCAGCCAGCTTCGCTCAAAATCGCCGCGCTGCTTTCCAAACCTTCACGGCGCAAAATCGAAGTCCCCATCCATTACCTGGGCTTCGAGATCGAAGATGCCTTCGTCTACGGCTATGGCCTCGACCGGGGCCAGTTCGACCGCAATCTGCCCTTTATCACCTCTCAAGCCTGA